CCTGGAGCTGTGGGTTCCCGCCGAGGAGCTGGCCGAGTTCAACGCGCACATCGTCGGCGAGATCGAGGTCGTGCACGAGTTCCGCTGACGGCACTTCGTTAGGGTGCCGGGCATGGGATCACTGCTCGACGCCGTCCGTGAGAACGAGGAAGCCGCCCGGTTCCTGGCCTGGCCGGGGGACTTCGAGCCGGCCCGGAGGGACCACGTCGAGGAGGTCCGTCTCGCGTCCGGCGCCGCCCTGGAGGGGTTCGCCGGCGACGGTGCCGGGGGCACGTACTTCTTCTGCGGCGACGGCGGCGAGGAACGTCCCGTGCTGTACGCGGACTCCGAGGGCCGCGCGGCCCTGGTCGCGATCGGGCTGACCGAACTCCTCGGACTGCTCCTCGCCGCCCCGTGGTGGCGAGGCGGCGGGGCGGCGGAGTACCTCGCCGACATGCCCGATCTGCCCGCGCGCCGGGACGGGGCCGCCGCGGCCCTCGGCCTCGCCCTGCCGACGGAGGCCGAGGCCCTGGCCCGGCTGCGCGAGGTCGCGACGGGCCCGGGGAAGGAGTACGTCCTGGTCCTCACCTCGGAGGAGGAGCCGTACGAACCGCTGCCGATCCTCAACGCGCCGGGCCACCGGGGCTGAACCGGGCGACGGGGAACAACATCTCCCGGCCGCCTCGGCCAGCCGGATCAGCGGCGGCGGCTCAGACCGCTCGCACGCCCTTCCGCCAGACCTCCGCGATCAGCGGGACGCCCGGGCGGTACGCCAGGTGGACGTGGGAGGGGGCGTCGAGGATCGTCAGGTCCGCACGCGCGCCGACGTTCAGGTGGCCGACGTCCGTGCGGCGGAGGGCCGCGGCGCCTCCGGCCGTGGCGGACCAGAGGGCCTCGTCGGGGGTCATGAGCATGTCGCGGACGGCGAGGGCGATGCAGAACGGCATCGAGGACGTGAAGGACGAGCCCGGGTTGCAGTCCGTGGAGAGGGCCACGGTGACGCCCACGTCGATCAGGCGGCGGGCGTCCGGCCACTCGGCCCGGGTGGAGAACTCGGCTCCCGGAAGCAGCGTCGCGACCGTGTCGCCCTGGGCGAGGGCGTCGATGTCGGCGTCGGTCAGGTGGGTGCAGTGGTCGGCGCTCGCCGCGTCGAGCTCGACCGCCAGCTGCACGCCGGGGCCGTACGTGAGCTGGTTGGCGTGGACGCGGGCCTGCAGGCCCTTCGCCATGCCCGCCTTGAGGATCGCGCGGGCCTGGTCGCCGTCGAAGGCGCCCTTCTCGCAGAAGACGTCGACCCAACGGGCGTACGGGGCACAGGCGTCCAGCATCTCGCCGGTCACCAGCTTCACGTACCCCGCCGGGTCGTCGGCGTAGTCGGGGGACACGATGTGCGCGCCGAGGTAGGTGACCTCGTCCGTGTGCTCCGCGGCGATGCGCAGGGCGCGGGCCTCGTCCTCGACGGTGAGGCCGTAGCCCGACTTGGTCTCGAAGGTGGTGGTGCCCTGGCGCAGGGCCTCCCACATGTAGCGGGCGACGTTCGCGGACAGTTCGGCGTCGCTCGCCGCGCGCGTCGCCGCGACGGTCGTGCGGATGCCGCCCGCCTGGTACGGCCGGCCCGACATCCGGGCGTTGAACTCCGCCGTGCGGTCGCCCGCGAAGACGAGGTGCGAGTGGGAGTCGACGAAGCCGGGGATGACGGCGCGGCCGGCCGCGTCGACGGCCTGGTCGGCCGCCGGGGCCTGCGCCGCCGGGCCCACCCAGGAGACCTTCTCGCCTTCCAGGACGAGGGCGGCGTCCTTGATCAGGCCCAGGGGGCCTTCGCCGAGGGTGGGGTCGTTCGTGACCAGGCTGCCGATGTTCGTGATCAGCGTCGTCGTCATGGTGCTCTCCGGTGGGGGGCGGGCGGGCGGTTCGGGTGCGGGCTCGCCTAGTTCCTCAGGGCTGAGATCGCGTGCGCGAGCGCCTCGCCCGCGTTCGGTACGGAGACGTGCGTGCCGTTCTCGACGATCGTCCGGCCGCCCACCACCACGTGGCGCACGTCCGCCGCCGTCGCCGCGAAGACCGCCGTCTCGGCCGCGAGGCGCGGGACCGGGCCCGCCGTGCGGACCGAGTCCAGGGTGATCGTCGTGAAGTCGGCCAGGGCGCCGGCCTCCAGGGTGCCCGCGTCGGCCCAGCCGAGGGCCGCGTGGCCGTCGGCCGTCGCCGCGCGGAGGAGCGCGGCGGCCGTCCAGTGGCCGCGGGTGCGGGTGCGCAGGCGCTCGTTCAGCTCCATCGCCCGCGCCTCTTCGAGGAGGTCGATGACGGCGTGGCTGTCGCTGCCGAGGGAGAGCGGGGAGCCGGCCCGCTGGAGGGCGACGGCGGGGCCGATGCCGTCCGCGAGGTCGCGTTCGGTCGTCGGGCACATGCAGGTGCCGGTCGAGGACCCGCCGATGAGCGCGATGTCCTCGTCCGTCATGTGCGTGTTGTGGACGCCGGTCGTCCGCGCGCCGAGGACGCCGTGCTCCGCCAGGAGCTGCGTCGGCGTCATGCCGTGGGCCGCGAGGCAGGCCTCGTTCTCCGCGGTCTGCTCGGAGAGGTGGACGTGGAGGGGGGCCCGACGGTCCTGGGCCCAGCGGGCCACCGTCGACAGCTGGTCGGCCGGGACCGCTCGTACGGAGTGGATCGCCGCCCCGATGCGTACGCCGTCGCGCTCCTTGAGCGCCGAGACCCGCTCGGCCCACTTCTCCGCCGTG
This is a stretch of genomic DNA from Streptomyces sp. R44. It encodes these proteins:
- the hutI gene encoding imidazolonepropionase yields the protein MTTTLITNIGSLVTNDPTLGEGPLGLIKDAALVLEGEKVSWVGPAAQAPAADQAVDAAGRAVIPGFVDSHSHLVFAGDRTAEFNARMSGRPYQAGGIRTTVAATRAASDAELSANVARYMWEALRQGTTTFETKSGYGLTVEDEARALRIAAEHTDEVTYLGAHIVSPDYADDPAGYVKLVTGEMLDACAPYARWVDVFCEKGAFDGDQARAILKAGMAKGLQARVHANQLTYGPGVQLAVELDAASADHCTHLTDADIDALAQGDTVATLLPGAEFSTRAEWPDARRLIDVGVTVALSTDCNPGSSFTSSMPFCIALAVRDMLMTPDEALWSATAGGAAALRRTDVGHLNVGARADLTILDAPSHVHLAYRPGVPLIAEVWRKGVRAV
- a CDS encoding formimidoylglutamate deiminase; its protein translation is MPLTTYWLEHAWLATHVEPGVALEVSSDGRISAVRTGVETPPPGAVVLRGLTIPGLANAHSHAFHRALRGTVQVGSGTFWTWREIMYTVAQRLTPDSYFALARAVYAEMALAGITSVGEFHYLHHAPGGGAYTDPNAMGEALIAAAGEAGIRITLLDTAYLSSSFGAAPEQHQLRFTDGTAEKWAERVSALKERDGVRIGAAIHSVRAVPADQLSTVARWAQDRRAPLHVHLSEQTAENEACLAAHGMTPTQLLAEHGVLGARTTGVHNTHMTDEDIALIGGSSTGTCMCPTTERDLADGIGPAVALQRAGSPLSLGSDSHAVIDLLEEARAMELNERLRTRTRGHWTAAALLRAATADGHAALGWADAGTLEAGALADFTTITLDSVRTAGPVPRLAAETAVFAATAADVRHVVVGGRTIVENGTHVSVPNAGEALAHAISALRN